The Cottoperca gobio chromosome 6, fCotGob3.1, whole genome shotgun sequence genome has a segment encoding these proteins:
- the LOC115009620 gene encoding glutamic acid-rich protein-like, with protein MLLFTARAAREENGRATVMVRRRRRKKKKEEEEEEEGRRKKEEEEEEEEEEEEEEEEEEEEEEEEEEEEEEEEEEEASVLVGSEDIMDGLRAKLSAGTLGKEGVGTEEGQQATLDTNLAP; from the exons ATGCTACTTTTCACAGCCAGAGCGGCGAGAGAAGAGAATGGAAGAGCTACTGTTAtggtaagaagaagaagaagaaagaagaagaaggaagaagaagaagaagaagaaggaagaaggaagaaggaagaagaagaagaagaagaagaagaagaagaagaagaagaagaagaagaagaagaagaagaagaagaagaagaagaagaagaagaagaagaagaagaagaagaagcgagTGTTCTGGTTGGCTCAGAGGACATCATGGACGGTTTGAGAGCGAAG CTTTCTGCTGGGACTCTGGGGAAGGAGGGGGTGGGCACCGAGGAGGGGCAGCAGGCGACACTGGACACGAACCTCGCCCCCTGA